AGTTAGTGCGCTATCCTGTGACTGTTTCGAGCCAATCATAAGAAAATCACGTCAAATCTGACGCATCATATTTAGCtagtcaaaaaatatttttaaatgtcacGTAGTTAATGGGGTGGCTGATCTTCTCGAATATCTTCATTAAACCAcccacaacttttttttagtaaaattTTTGACAAATATGAAATTATATGTATGTCATGATACAAACAGTCATAAGCTGTTTAACAGAAAACACGTGAACACCAAGAACTTGTAAGTacagaaaaaataatgtcCATATACTTTCTCTTGATTTACACCTTCATAATCTAtcgattttaatttgtttacgGTACCCGCTAGAGATCTTAAAACACTAGGAATTGAGGATGGATTACTCGAAATCTACTAGAGCAAATggtattgtcgggtattgttACCCTTGGCCTTTTATTGCTTTTTGTGATGAAAACTGTAAGCCAAAACAGCACAACAGTCCCGTACAGCGAGTGGTATAAAAATCGAGAGGTTTACAAGTTGACCATTTTTGATGACCCTCTCGAAAGCAGGCGTCGATTAAATGGTCCATCTTATGACGGCTGGGTACAggaacaacaaaataattggCGAGGTAGATAATCGCACGACAAATATAGgttatttgacattttttaaacgtgTTTAATTTATAGATAAATGTACGGTACAGCCTGATGTTGGAAAATGTAATACAACAGAAACAGCCTGGTATTACGATAATCGATTGCTTTTATTGTTACCACATTCTTCCTTATTTTTAGCTTCTTTTATTGCACGGAACAAAAATTTTCCCAAATTAATTTCTCCAATCTAATCCACAAATAGCTTACCAGTTTCATTCTAGCCAAGGAAATACACTATATAGCTTTACAAAATATACGGCATTCCCTAACAAATACGCCAATTCGCTGTTCTCAAAACAGTTAGGGAATTGAATACTGATCAAAAATATACATAATAATGATGGTAAAGATTATGTAAACCATTGACGGGCCATCGCTGAAATAAAGCATAATTTTATGTAACCCACTTATTCTGCTCACTTATGATCAGAACCATCAAGAGTTTTTTCGTTGACGATGACGATAAGTCTGATTGCTATCACTTCACTCAAAATAATTCGTTTCCAAAGAATCTcggaaatgtgaaatatgtcATAAAAGAGATTACTCATCATCTGTGACGTGTTACATCGAGGGATCGGATATAATTACAATTCGATGAAAAGCGAAGAAAAATCACGCACAAACTAACAGATCGTAtggctaaagaaaaaatctttcaacTAGTCACGTAACTGGTGGTTGCACTCTCGAATAACGCACCCAAACCGCCTACAACCCTTTCAGAGTACCAGTTGAAGAGGAAACCTTAAAATAAATCTCACAATACAAGACACAAGCTGTTGGGGTAGAGACCGTGGCACGCAAACTGTTTGTaggtaaaaattgttttctgtaTTACAGGTTTTTACAGTTTAATCAGAACCGTTCGTTATtggtaatttaattttctagcTGTCGTACTTAAGGGCAATAGTGATTTACTAAGGATCGCAAGATGGAATCCGCTTGGCTGGTTTGGAGTATATTAGTCATTCTATTGGCGACGCCAAGGTTAGGCTACGCAGTACAAGTTGAAGAATTTACTGACGATGAGGTGGAAACGGTGGCCATAACATACGGAATCATTCCGGGATTAAACGAAGTAAAGAAATTGTTTAATGAGGCGAGAAGGGAAAAACGCGAAGTTACTCCGGAACAAGATTTATCCCGTTTCCAGACTACAAATCTCAACTGTAAAAATTCAGTGGAGCAACTCACCAAAAAGTTTCGTCAAAAAATCGCCAATGTCCCAAAACCAGTAGGAACTTATTAGCTTCAACGAAGGAAATGTAAATTAACGCGTTTTCTTTTCAGGCGGGATCTAACGATCAGGCAACGCTTGCCACTTTGACTAAAATTGAAAGAGCTATTAGAAATGTATGTACTAAGGCTTTTCTTACGTATAAGCtcgaaatgaaatttgattaaCCTCGCACTTACTCGACAGGCTTCGCAAGAATTAGAGGAGGAATGTGCCTGGAAAGATAGTATCAATAAGCCGGTGGAAGCCACTAGGACGCAGTTCCTAACCACAGAAGTAAGAatcgataataataaattctgcTATTGAGTGTTAATTATACAATTGTGGGATGTTTAAGGTCAACGATATGGGAAGTGAAGGGATAGTTATCTATCAAATTGGAATCCAGAGGTTGGAATTTGAAGTAAGTATTCAACTTAAACTATAACCCTGAAATTATAGTATTTAGAATTTATGAACTCAATTTTACATGATTATAGGATCCATACAACAGGCCTAACAGACCTTGAGATAAAAAATGACTCTCCTATATTTCTATTAGCATGCACTTCCTTCTTCATGATTATATTCTAAACACATTTCCAATGAtggatgttttctttttaaacttaactaTTTTACCcacaatctttaaaaaaacaatttcaacttcTTACCTAAACATGTAGAGAAATACATGTTTTTATCTCCTAGTTATTGAAACTTGCTAAATAAAGTGCCAGAAGtcattcaacacaaaaaaagtgaCACAAAATGTAAGTTATGTACACTAACCTGTGCATATTAGGGATTTGGCAATCATCTTGATCATAGAGTAGTCTGTGATGATTTCTTGAAGATGATTAGCAATTGAACTCGAGCACAGATGATAAAATTGTTGGAAACTAGATGTCTTCAACCAGCACCAAATGTGTTTCACTGTGATGCAATCTGCTAAACTAATAGAATGTCCGACTCACGTGACTTGAATGCTTAAGAAATTCATTACGTAATATTATTGTGTTGCGTTCATCTTTGGGGTTTCAGAGAATGGAACGATATGAAACATCAAGCAGGATGTAAAAATgtgattaaaaagaaacagacgCAGACGCATGGGTAAACAAGCCTTTCGCCATCTGTTGTGCACATTTCCAGTTTCTTACCCTTGGCCAAAAACAATGCTGATGTGACACAACTGAGTTGTTTTGACATCAACCTAAAGTTTTCCAGATAAAAGGTATCAGGATAAAGACAAATTATCGTTACCAATTCTTAATAAATTATtcggttttttttcattcaaacaaTAAGCTTTTGGAGTGGATAACTTGTTTGGAAGATACCCAGAGAATTGATTTTGTATGGGACAAAACAAGATGCAGCAGCTGATATGGAAGATTCGAGCTTAAACCAAGTAAGTCTAATCAAACACATATAGTTTGCTGGGTCATAATCCTTAACTTTTAAAGGCACATTATGAGACAAGAAAAGCAGAACAACTAATTCGCCAAGGAAAGCTTGATGCTGCAATCGAATGCCACGAAAAGGCTTCCACACTACTAACATGTGCAATGACTTTAAGTGATTTAACTGCTGTTCAACAGTCACTGCTCTGTCAAAAAGAATATCATATTCGTCAAGTTTGGCTTTTACAATCCAAAATTGCCCAACTAGAAAAgtataaaaggaaaatgaatagCTCAGGTGGCAAATTAGGGTCAGTTTCATGCTCAGTGGAAAGTCAACATGAAACACATCAGCAGCTCAAAATCACACAAATGGAAATAATGAGGTAAGTTATAGTGCTTTTATGAGTGGAAAGGAATGTGTCTAATGTTTaaagttttgaaaaagaacTTTGTCAGATGCTGATGCAGCCTTGCACCTACATGCCGATACATGCACAAGTATGGACCCACACCTCAACCAGGTGATTGAGTGCCTTCAAAAAATGAGACAGCAGCTTGAGCAGCTGTTTCAGTTTAGCCGCGAATCAGATACAACCACAGACTTACAATTAGAAACCATCGAACCCATCGATGAGTTTGCACAATCATCTCAGTCGATTTCGCCTGAAACGGAAAAAGGATCGAGCGACTTGGAGACAGAACTGCCCACACTCGCACCCCTCGAGGTTCCCCAATTCGATTTTGCCATGCTTTCCGATATAAAATTTGACGATGATTGAATAAATATGCCGTGGACGTTTTAAATGTTTGTTGCGATGAATTACTTTAGttcaagaaataattgaactgACAATGTATGAATATGACGCAATTGTATTGTTTAACATAAACTGTGAATAGGGACGAAACAGTGACACTCGGAAAAAGATGATTGCTTAGTTTTACGCGATATCCGAAAAACccagtttttttcaaacaaattttttgcttCCGACCCTTCTACAATAATTCCGCACACAAAACCAGAAATCAATGGAAGCTTTTTctcgaatatttaaaaaagaaacgaagaaaTCTTAGATCGATTGACAATTATAGGCATAAGGGTGCCAGAAAGACCAAATGTGGAGAAAATTTTGTAAGTGAAAAAAGTTATAGAtgcttaaagaaaaaatgtttcttcacAGCCAAGCCTTTATCTAAGCTTAAAATGGACATCAGCTGTACATGTATATCATTTCGCTTTCAGGGCATCCGTTACCAAGGAGAGACTGGTAGAGACTCTGTGGCTTTAGTCCAGGTTCAGTAAAACGTCGTTACTACGCCGACTTAGCCAGAATCTGAAATTGCGCaacataaggaaaaaaaaacattaagtaTTCAGGTCATCTGCACTTGTAATTAATGAATTACCCAATGCCAGTGCCAAGTAGAAGTGTCACCAAGTTTGTGATTACCATCGTGTATAAGACTTGCCGGGAAAAAACACTTGTGCCTCCGACTTTAGCGAAACGAATGCTGTAACCGTACGGCTTCTTTATCGGGAGACGTCCTTCCGGGTGCATAAACTTCCACTCTCTAGCagcaacagaaagaaaaatattatgaAATCTTTAAGACAATATCCGGAAGAAATATCGACTCACTTGGGTGCTTGTTGCTCAGGACGACTAGACCAGTCCCAAACCCAATCGGTGTCATTTTCAAGACTTGTTCCTTCCTAAACGAAAGAtgcaatacttttttttataaaggtGTATATTCGCCAATActtgaaaacaaatacaatTCCATTATTTCAGAATGGGTGACAATACCTTGGTGCAGTAGTTGATGTAGAATCCCTTCAATTCTTCTCCTTCGCCGGCTGGTTCAGTGTTGGGACTATTTGGAGGCGACTTGGGTCTTTGGCATTGCATGAGTCAGTAAAAATATTGATCGATTCAAAACACGCGGAATCAAACGGTTAGGATTCATcagttggtttttgttttactaCTTACGAGCTGTGCGGCGAATTTTTTCGGGTGGAAGCCAAGGAGACCAAAGCTGAAGACTGATTACTATCACGTTGGGCTTCTCTCAGCAATCTCAGATAATCATCAGGACCATGCGGAAGATGAGTCGGACGCTCCGCAGTTGGACTGATGGGTTGCTCTGATACTTCGACCCATGACTctacaacattttcttgatcattTCAAAGatttcagagaaaaacaagaacacAAAAGCGGAATATTAATTACGCACGATACGCTGCTGCAATAGGCGTAATTTCTACTACGCTACTAGGAAGTGGACAATATATTCCTCCTTTCATTCTACTTCTCACAAGGGCATGATAGACGTCAGACGCCTTACGTAAAACTCAAGGCCATAACCGTGTGTCACTTATTACGGGGGAAAAGGAGTTTGTTTGTCTTTGACAACCTTTGCCCACAGGTTTTTACATCTCCAAGTTTAAAGATAGACGAATGTAATGCGTTCGTTAGATGCCAACGGTTCACTGACATCGAAGCCTAAAAATAAACTGTCGCGTCAAAGAGCCTTCGAAAACTAGTACTTTCCCTCTATCCTTTTTATTACGTCAAAAtcagcaaaaagaagaatacgCATTTGGCATCCAAACGAGTTCATATTGTTAAGGCCCCCGTCACTCGCTAGTGCGTATTAAAACATGATACGTGACAGCCTTGGCTATCAAtacaacaaagaaacaaaagactcGCAGGATGAGTCTGTACGTCGGTATTACGAAAGGGACATTCAAGCGATACACAACGAGATAAATCCAAAGGAATTCCACACTTTATGCATTTTTCCACTTACCACCCAAAACGGGTCCATCCTCAGCAAGTAGACGGAGACTGGCCATTTTTCCTATTATCCCTAGTGAATTCGACAACAAACCAAAAAGGGTTCTTGCTTTGGAGACAGAAAAACGTGGCTATTttttcaaactaaaaaaaaaaggcttgtCTAAATGACACGGAGAGAttgcaatcaaatagaaagaaTTTCGCGAAAAGCGATCGCTTTTTCGCAgctaggaaaaggaaaaactgtGTACGACTGCCAGAATCTCGATACACACAACTGACTGGTTTCGAGGTGGCGTTGTTCTGTTGATGTTCTGCAGCGATGTCaacagtgtttttttttgtgcccaGTCTTAAAAAGCAAGGCCAGACACTCCCTGTATCTTTACTGGTTTGGTTACCAAAATCCCCGCTAGTGTCGCACATGTCGCTACTGTTGCCATGGTGCTGTTGCGCTTTCCAAAAAATGTCTTTTGTCTAATGATTTGTTTGATTGTCATGGCAAGAAGGCCCAAATGAATCTTAGAAAATACAAAACTTCTTCTTTGTGCACGAAAAGAATGGTGTAGAAAAATCGTCTAGACAAGAATAATACGAAAGTTCAACTAAACAAACGAGATAAAGAGGTTGTTGAGGTTCAATGGAGATAAGTTAGGTAACTTGAACCAATGTTTTTTATCCAACTttaataaatgaattgaattgatgCAATGGAGTCGAACTGTCATAAAAGTGTGTTTAGCGTTTTACTGTCGCACTGCTAGCGACTGGGGTTCTCCAGACTTTGGCATTACCATCTTGagcatgcagcagcagcttcatgGATAGTTGTAGAACAAATTAATTGGAGTTAAAATATTGTCAGCtctgaacatttttttaaaaaagaacgcaGCACTGAAATGTTTCACAATTTAGTTTAAGTtgattttagaaaaacaattactaGAGTTTTAAATGAGCCAGTAATGAGTTGCTAGCACCTCACGTCGAAGGTAACGACCTGGTTACTTTCAAAAACCAGTATCAAAAGGGCGTGGTTGATCATAGCCTAAAGAAAAAGCATTGAAATTCGAATGCGTACAACCAATTGGCAAAGGCGAACTATCGCGATAGTCAAGGTATtagaagccaaaaaaaatttgaaaaatttttttttacactctCCGAGAAACCGGTATTGCAAAATTCTCCAACTTTAATATCAACCAAATAATCAAGTGCgcgaaatgaagaaaacaagttTACAATGCGGTCTTGTTTTCCGGATATGGCCTTCTGGCTATGACTTTTATCGAAGTTTGTACAAAGAGTTCTAGCCCGTGTAAATTGACCAAGCCATCATGCCAAGATTTCTCCACTCGTAAACAAGCCCCGCAAAAATTTACCAAGACATTACATTAaaatctgaaaagaattcaacgTTATGATCTTTTGATCCAAGGTTTCAACTGAATTTGACGCATGCGAGATTTGTAGTCGATAATTAGCCCGATCAGAGTCATTAAACTTTTAAACTGATCCGATAACGATTCGTTTGAATACAATGGTACACACAATTTTGAACGAGTGTccaggcctttttttttattatgacgTCACATCACGCCATACGTTACCACAAGAGTCAAATAAGGTAATGACAAAAATGTAAACGTATTTCTAACtataaatgaataattaaaaaaaaaattatttttaataaaattatttttttttgctgaaatccatgttgaattaaacTACATTTTAATTAATAAGTCATTTCAGACTTTAATTTGACTGCCATCTACCATCTCACAAAAACACTTTTTACAGATTGCAGACAACACCGAATCAATCAATGCGGGCAaaacattttgtcattttcagtTGTCACGCgtaaacaacaataaaatccaggttaaaaatcaattaatttttataattaagaATGCCTTTGCCTCCAGCACTCGCTGCAAAGTTAGCCAAGCGAGGAATTTTACAGCAATCTGATACTAACGCAAATACGACTGCAAAACCGACTACAAAATCAGCAGAAGGTATGTTGTTTATAAATCACTTACCAGTCAGTTTTTGATGATAATTTGTTAATAGTCCGAGAATCTGAAGCAAAGTTGGCAGAAGAAACAGCagctttaaaagaaaaagaagaaaagttactAGAGATTAAACTCAAAGTAAGTAATTGAATATAATTAACAGTTGTTACCTCTTTGACTCTCCTCCGCTGTATCCAAAGGGATATGACAGCTGCCCAAACAAATGGAATCCTTATCATTCATGTACCCCCTTCTGCAGTGAAAAATGGGGAGAGGGGAAAAGTGTGCCAGATCCAGAATATGAAAGACGAAGACAGAAAATGTTGATGATTTATCCCTTGCCTGATGGATGGCAAGAAATTTATGATCCTGGAACGTAAGTCATATTAAAATACTACagtaaaaatgagaaaaaaactaataagAAATTCATTGTAGGGGAAGACACTACTACTGGTGTTTAGAATCAGACAAGGTCTCTTGGTTTCCTCCTGGtaataaattttcttctaaCATTTAAATAGATTAATTAGATAATGAAAATATGTTTGCAGGACATCCAAAAGCATGccctgttgttgctgccgCGAAAGTTAGAGAAAACATAAGTAACCAAAACAATACTCCAGAGAAGGACAATGATGTTGAAAtggtaaattatttctttaccttGTATGATGTGAAATTCTATCAAacaatttcttgtttaaaGGGATGTGACAATGAGGTGAGGGACATGGAATCATCACGAAAACCTTCGAACTTTGTAAAAGATATGCGTGAAAAACATCAAGAAGATCGTAACAAAGTAAAAGGCAAAGGGAGAGTTAAATTTAATGATTTAGATCCCATGGACCCAGCTTCTTACTCTGATATCCCAAGGTATTTGTCCAAGTTTCACATTCTTGAAAGTATAATTTTCTATTGTATGAAATAGAGGAAGTTGGTCAACTGGATTGGCTACAGGAGATGAAGCAAAGTCTGGAGTGGATGCAACAGCCACCGGACCTTTATTTCAAATGAGGCCATATCCAAGTCCTGGCGCTATATTAAGAGCAAATGCTAATGCAAAAGAATGATAGACAATAAaataagcttttttttctttcttactttATTGGTAACTGGAATTTTCTACattctttaatttattaagTATGATTAAACATTTGTTTGAAACATTCAACATCAGGACTTTTCCACCAAAGAACATTGGTTTAAGGAACAAGCCGTCATAGTTAGAGGATTCCGAGCGTAAGCTACGTATTCTCTAAAGAACATTTCAAATACAATAGAACAAAAGACGGCTGCTATAGGTTATCAAACAATATCTCATAGGAATTTCCTAAATTAGAGATGTGCTTTAATAACACTACAGCAGACCTTAACCTCAGCAACCCTTCTGGAGTACATCAACGCCAGAACTCTTAGTTGATTTCAGTGTAGTGAATACCTACAAACAAGAACATAAAATAATGGATCTTTCTTCGCAATATAAGACGACAAAAATCTTACTTCTGCAATGGTAGGATGAATACCAATCAGGTTGTCAAAATCCGCTTTCGTGGCTCCGAGTTTCAGACACATGGCAAAACCTTGAGTAATTTCTCCAGCATTCGGGCTTACGATGTGAAGACCAACAACTTTTTCCTGTGATGAAAGACAAATCGATGTAACATAAGCCAAATACGAATAACGTTTAGAAATAAATTACATTAAGCGATTTAACGCAGATAAGCTTAGCGTATCCTTCGTTGTCATCTCTCTTTGGTACGGTAACTTCCAGCGGGGTTAAATAGGAATGATATACTTCGATATCCTTAGCACCATATTTGTCGATAGCATCTTCTTCTGACAGGCCACAACATCCATACTCGAGTGGAGTAAAGACCGTAGTTGGGACATTGACGTAATCCGTTAATAAAGTTCCATTTCCAAACAAACGCTAAGTGACCGAATAAAatgtaatatttctttttaaatttgtaaaatgatGTAAGAATGGGTTACCTGGGCAAGTAGACGACCAGCTTGAATGGCAACCG
This sequence is a window from Daphnia pulicaria isolate SC F1-1A chromosome 7, SC_F0-13Bv2, whole genome shotgun sequence. Protein-coding genes within it:
- the LOC124349069 gene encoding nuclear receptor-binding factor 2-like, encoding MEDSSLNQAHYETRKAEQLIRQGKLDAAIECHEKASTLLTCAMTLSDLTAVQQSLLCQKEYHIRQVWLLQSKIAQLEKYKRKMNSSGGKLGSVSCSVESQHETHQQLKITQMEIMRTLSDADAALHLHADTCTSMDPHLNQVIECLQKMRQQLEQLFQFSRESDTTTDLQLETIEPIDEFAQSSQSISPETEKGSSDLETELPTLAPLEVPQFDFAMLSDIKFDDD
- the LOC124349097 gene encoding uncharacterized protein LOC124349097, yielding MESAWLVWSILVILLATPRLGYAVQVEEFTDDEVETVAITYGIIPGLNEVKKLFNEARREKREVTPEQDLSRFQTTNLNCKNSVEQLTKKFRQKIANVPKPAGSNDQATLATLTKIERAIRNASQELEEECAWKDSINKPVEATRTQFLTTEVNDMGSEGIVIYQIGIQRLEFEDPYNRPNRP
- the LOC124349082 gene encoding BCL2/adenovirus E1B 19 kDa protein-interacting protein 3-like isoform X2, producing MASLRLLAEDGPVLGESWVEVSEQPISPTAERPTHLPHGPDDYLRLLREAQRDSNQSSALVSLASTRKNSPHSSPKSPPNSPNTEPAGEGEELKGFYINYCTKEGTSLENDTDWVWDWSSRPEQQAPKEWKFMHPEGRLPIKKPYGYSIRFAKVGGTSVFSRQVLYTMVITNLVTLLLGTGIGFWLSRRSNDVLLNLD
- the LOC124349082 gene encoding BCL2/adenovirus E1B 19 kDa protein-interacting protein 3-like isoform X1, whose translation is MASLRLLAEDGPVLGENVVESWVEVSEQPISPTAERPTHLPHGPDDYLRLLREAQRDSNQSSALVSLASTRKNSPHSSPKSPPNSPNTEPAGEGEELKGFYINYCTKEGTSLENDTDWVWDWSSRPEQQAPKEWKFMHPEGRLPIKKPYGYSIRFAKVGGTSVFSRQVLYTMVITNLVTLLLGTGIGFWLSRRSNDVLLNLD
- the LOC124349057 gene encoding polyglutamine-binding protein 1-like, whose protein sequence is MPLPPALAAKLAKRGILQQSDTNANTTAKPTTKSAEVRESEAKLAEETAALKEKEEKLLEIKLKGYDSCPNKWNPYHSCTPFCSEKWGEGKSVPDPEYERRRQKMLMIYPLPDGWQEIYDPGTGRHYYWCLESDKVSWFPPGHPKACPVVAAAKVRENISNQNNTPEKDNDVEMGCDNEVRDMESSRKPSNFVKDMREKHQEDRNKVKGKGRVKFNDLDPMDPASYSDIPRGSWSTGLATGDEAKSGVDATATGPLFQMRPYPSPGAILRANANAKE